In Lolium rigidum isolate FL_2022 chromosome 7, APGP_CSIRO_Lrig_0.1, whole genome shotgun sequence, the DNA window cttttgaaaTGTGAAAGGAACATCCGCCATATTTGTCCCAACGGTATGTGTAACATACTGAATATGAGTTCCCCCGAAAAACACACTGAATATAAGAGAAGAATGGGAGGTACTCACTAGTTCGGCAAGGTAGTGAGGGCAAGACACACGACTAAACCAGTCACCACAAGGAATAACATATTCATCAGAATCTTTGTTGTCACGCAATGATCCCTGTTAAAGTGGATAACAGAAAATGTAAAAATCCAAAATAATAGCGAAATCTAAAAGTCTGTACTTTAAAAGTTTGGGTCGAAAAGATGCTTAACAGTGCAATTTCTTGCCTAAATCAACAGAAAATATGCATAACGAATAACCCGACAAATATGGTTCACCATTTTATGAAGAGCTCATGATGTTGGTTGACCAAAAAAGTTTCTGTATTTGTGATTTCTATTTTCTAATTCCCATTGGATTCTATCTCAGCAAGTCTTAAGGAACATAGAAATTCCAATAAGCTATACCTTCAGGTTTTCATTCAGCAAGTTTGGTTAGTATTTCAATACATTTGCATATGCTTCTTTTTTAATATTTCAGGCAAAGTAAAACAATAATATCTACAGTTCCAGGCAAAGTACAAAACGTGAATACTTACAAGTATTGCATGGCAACGGGTCTGATGGAGGGACCCCCAAATGAATATAACTGCACCTATCCATTGGCACCAGCCCAATTTTAAAAGAGGCTTTATGAGAGATGACGAATCAATGACTAGATCTGGCATTCTTGCACGACCCTTTACTATAAACTCAGCTATTTGATCTCGAAGAAAAGCTGCTGCTTCAGGAATACAAGAGCTAGcaagagatataggtgctgcTGTATAATAGCTGGCAGGAAAAACTATGTCAATGCAAAATGTTATACAAGAGAAGGGAAAGGGCAATACAATGATCTGGTTGAAAGGAAATCCTTacaggaacttttcatggataacATGGATGCATAATCATATACCTAATATCAGTATTATGACAATAACACGCATGCATGAAAAAAAGTATGCAAAGCAGTCAACTGTTGAATCTGCAGTGAAGAATTTAGAAATAGAATAACCAGTAATTAGTTCGGTGGAAATTGGCATATCTTTTGGTAGACTGAGGTCAAGATCAAAGCATCCAGTAATTAAAATCTACCTTAAGTTATGGCATCCACTTGAATTTTTATAAGAAGTATATGTAGAACCTACAGAAGTAAAGAGAACTTCTATAACAAAAAGACCTACTAGCAAAGCATGTGAAACTATAACAGAAAGAGCAAGAGGAAAATATTTAATCAAGCTGGTATTAAttatgcaacattcaagaacagaGTGAAGTTAAGCAATATGGAGCTTACAATAGACCCGTCAGATATCCTACAATGTGCATCCGAGCTGAAGGACTGTAATGGAACACATTTTCAGTCTCATAAAGGCGTCTCAGCACCTGAATCTCCATTAACAGAAGTACAAACACAGTCCGCCATACACGATACTTGTGTTCCATAGTGTGCGACCAGACACCGCCAAAAGAGAATGAATTTGAGCCAACAAGATGACTAGCAATTGTGGAGTAATTCGAAGGCTCTGGCAATAGTATTGTCATTTTcatatatgcatagaaacatatcGCAAGCAGCAAGCTTGTTGTCACCACCACTCCCACCACATAGAAATGCAAGAAGTACTTCTGTGGAACAGTGAATTTCTGCAGTTTTGAAAAGATTGATTTAAGTTTCTGATACGTGTACAGAAATTGACTCTGAGAAGATACGAATGCACCATAAATGCATTAAAATATTGACTTTATCTCTTTTATACTAGCAAACCATTATACAAAAATACATCCACAAAACAGGTTAGCTTTACAATCATGCATGTGCCTACAATTCGTCTGAAGCATCAAATATTTTCTTACATGGAAGGTCAAACCAATGTCACTCCTAATTACTAACAAAGGAAATGCAAAAATGTAGTGCGAAAAGCAGAGAAAGGGGCATTATGTTAGCATCCAGACCCCTTTTTCAGTTGACATTTCCACGTTTAATGATGTGGAACACTTTCTCTTATTTGCTACCAAAGTACCATTTCTTTCAATTGAGTGTGATTTTTTTCAGAAAAGTTTATGAAGAAAATAATATCGCTATTGCAGTCACATGTTATTGTTCTACTCTGACATTGATGCTGAAAGCTGAATACCCGAGGAACTAAGGAAGGCTAAGGTATGTCTGTAATTTTGATGAGAAAGATAAGCTCTAAGAAAAGATGTGGGGAAGGCAGTGGAACAATTAAGTGATCTACTAACACCCCAGTACAGAGTACTATATAAAAACGCTATGCTCCAATGCTTCACAAAATTTCACTTTCTTTTTATAAAGTTTGAACTTAACCAGTATTGACTATGATCCACTTACTGCATGAAGTTACGTTGTCTCTGTTTTCACAGCTGAATTGTTTTCAGGGCATTTTAACCAGACTGCTTCCACTATCAAATTGAATGCCAGGCTGCTTCCTTCATCAAATCGAGCAGCCTGTTGCTCAATTAGTCTATACAATGCATTTGCAGAGTGTGGTTCAGAATTTAAGAAGCTGGTGAGTTTGTTTGAGAGAAGCTGAAGCGCGGCATGGGATGATGGAAAGTAAGCTACGGCTACATGAATGCTTCGGGTTCACCATGGCCATGGCTTCACACGCGTATGATTTAATAGCATAAACTCGCGTTTACGATGCGCCATTTGCTGGCCCTTTCATGTAAATCAATTAGTAACTATTTCAGATGTTCATCGACAGTACACACGAGAGCGAATTTTTGTAGCCCGAGCTACGTGTCCATACTAAGCCTGACAGACAGGGCACTGAGAAATTACATTTTTAAACTCGATTAGTCTGcggttttctatttttttcaaagACGTGACAGACAGGGCAACTGAGAAATCACATTTCAAACTCGATTACATTTTAAACAGGTGTATAGTTTGCGGTTTCCGCGGTAGACAGTCCATACTAGGCCTGACAGACAGGGCAGTGAGAAATCACATTTCGTCATGCATTTATATACAGTAGCTTAATTGGTTGAAACTAGGTGGTCTGCAAAAATTATGTTCATATATTGGTAAGAACACCGCAGCAACGAGTACGTGGCTTCTGTTTACACGTGGCTTCTGTTTACACAGCAAGTTTCCGCTTCATATATGCAGAGCCGGATACTCTACCAATGTTTCCTAAACATATATGGCGTATCGAAATTTCAaaactaagagcatccccactcgttggcgctccccacgcccaaatccggcgaaattttcgtccggattggaggaagatttggcgtggggagcgccgaagttccagccgtccccccggcaggaaacccccaacctcgaccatttgacatatttcaaacaaatttaacataaaatttaacaagttcggcgaccaagagtacgaaaattgctgaaacaaattcggcgataatcagtacaatgtggagctcgacgaacatctgctcctcctcttcgtccgagtccatggccggcgaggcaaatggacgaacacctgacgggcgtggtcgaggcaacccgagccgcgagggacgaggagcaagcaggccggcggaagagcagccagataggccgtcgtccaaagacggcggaatataggcaggtggggaaggaggggcggcggaatctgggcaacaagccggcggggtggtgccggcggcgagagagatacgaggggtggggagattttgagcgacgtggcggtggggttcgtgcatcgagtcaccgacagatcgggcccttccccgcttttcactcgtccggagtccccgagcgctccccgggggggcggggtggcgtgggctcgccggatggatgaagggccaaatccggacgaaaacgaggaaccgggggcgcgactgggccgaattacggcgtccggatggaaaaaacgctcgccggggcctcgacgggggcacgagtggagatgctctaacccagGTCCTCTTGTGACAGCAACTGGCCGTGTAACTATTTTCTCGATAGCGAATCTCTACAGGGGGAACATGTGAATGCGAATAGTCTGCGAAATAGATGGGTACGTTTCCAGTCGTGCCGGGATCTGGAGGAGCGGCGCGGGGCTCATCCCTgtggccgccgccaccttccccgcGCCCTCCAGCTTCGCCGCCATGAACCCCCGGAACAAATAGCAGAGGAGATAGCTGGTCCGGGGGCTGAACATGGGCGCATGGGGGTGGGGGAAGTACAGCGCGGAGCAGCAACCGGAGGAGTTGCAGGGGCTTGGGAGCGATCTTACCGTCTTGGAGGAGGAGGTGCTGGTGGAGGTGCTGTTGGAGGAGGCGGTCCTGACGGTCTTGCCGCGGGCGGAGAAGGCGGAgaggaggccgtggaggaggcggccgccggcggcggcggggatgggCAGCGCGGCGGCGACGATGGGGAGCGTGGCGGCGAGCCACGCGAGGCACAGCAGGGGCTGGAGCGTGGGCCCGCCCCCCATCTCCATGGGAGGCAGGGCAGCGGCGGTGATCTGCGCTGCGCGGGTGGTGGGGTCTAGGAGGGGTTTGCGTTTCCGCGAGCGAGGGAGGGAAGCGAATTGAGGACGGCGCCGCACGCGATTCTTGTTGGATTGCTGCGGTCGACGGATTTGTTTGCTTCCCGTGCCGGGGAGGGTTTCGGTTCCTTCTACACACTCGCACGCGATGTGACCAATTTGATTGACATGATTCACGGAGACGTGGCGAGCGAGGCTGCTGATTAACTCTCGTACTGTATTAATTCTGGGCTGCTAAGCTAACTGTCCACCAACAAGTCAAAAACCAGGCCATTGGAGTTGTTGACGGGTCTCTTCCTTTCAGAAAGAGGGATGTCGACGAATGATGAGTTTGTGGCTCATGATTCATCAAGGCATGAAGCAAGACACGCACTCCGTTtagctttctcttttttttttttgaacagagtTTAGCTTTCTCTTGGGCCGAGTGGAGACCAGCAAGGAGATGAAGATGACTGAAGAGAGGGCGCCATCGCCTGGAGACTGGAGAGCATATACACCTGCTAAAACGTGCTCTCTACCAACACCCAGTTGCAAACCAGCACAATATCTTTTAAAAAAGCATTCGTAGCATATGATTTCAGCTGGATTTTATAAGTTCAAATTCAAAACATGCCTTCTTTCTCAATTTCCATAAAGCCCATCACAGAGCTGCAACCCCCACCACATGAATATTAGTTCTACCAGGATAAAACTTAGCTATCCAAACGAAATACGGAGAGAAATTTATAGGTCTACTAAAAGCTCCAATTGTTTTGCTCACCACTCTCCACATGTACTTCGTCACCGAGCATCACAAACCTACATTTAAAATCCCCTTTCCAACCTTTTTTCATATTATCTTTTGATGCAATGGCATTATACCGAATTAACTATAGCCAGATTTTCATTTTTAGCAGAATTTTAGCCTTCCAAAGGTGTTTAAAATTTCTTTTTCTCAAATGGTCATGAAGCTTGTTATACAAAGATTTGACACTGAAATTCCGGATTTGGTTAAATTCCAAACAGGTTTATCTTTGCCCACATCGAGAGGACATTCTATCCAAGTAATACATGTCAACTTAAATAATGTTTGTACTGCCTGATGACGAATCGGTAGTACGGATATCACTATATATAATTGAATTGTAAGGGAAATACAAGGGGCATGTATAAAGTAAAGAAGATACGTTTTATCTTAGGAGCTCACATTTTCTAGGGAAGACAAACAAATACTAGCTTGACTCATCTCATCTCACCGTGCTCTTTTCTACACATCAATTCATATCTTGTAAATAGCTACTTGATTGTTCGATTCTGGAACATCTGCTAAGTTGTTGTGTTCATATGTTGCACACACTAAGGAGAGGAAAATGAGGTGATGTGTTTTGTCAAACCAACTCTCTCCTATCAACAGGTTTGTTTAGCCATATTCTCGCAAATAAAATGGAATGGAAAATTTGTGAGACTTGAATCTATAGACAGTCAGGCGGTCATAGAAAAAAGATTGGCCGATTTGATTCGGTTGACTCTGTGCTGTGAAGTTTGTAATTGGTCGTACAAATACTGAAATACATGATGCGTATTGGCATGAGAAGAACGCCACCGAAATTCATGTATTCCTATATGACAATTTGAGAAGTGCATGGTTCGTTTGATAAGAAAGTTAATGGTTCGTGGGTCTTAGTGGTGGTTTATGGAGCAGCCCATGAAAAATATGAGTTCTTGATTGAGACATTGAGCTAGCTGTTGTGGGTTCTAAGCAATCTTTGCCTTCATTAATAGGATGGGATTTAAGTTCGttcagtttttttaaaaaaaaataaagagTTGAGTAAGAACAGAAATAGTGACCTCTTTAATGAGGTGATTAATTTTTATCAATTAAGAGAAATAGTAACGACTGGAGGTCAGTTTGTCAAATAATCAGAGAAAACCTATGGAGAAGTTGGATAGAATTTTAGTATTAAACTAATTTGAAATTTTATTTCCTTTGGTTGTGGTACATCAAATTTCTATAATTCGATCGGCGGAGCACACGGGCGTGTGTGCTGTTCGGCTTCAGTGATTCACATGAATATCGCAGCAGTCGCCAGTAACAACAAACCGCAGTTAGTTGTGGCATCGCCTATAGGTTTGTGACTGCATACTCTCGCTAACCCGCTCCACAAAACCGCGCTCGCTGATCAGTAGAGAGTAACGCAGACTCAAAAAATGAAGAAAGCGAAGGCAAACTGGTGACAACATATAGCGGCTCTCGTTAACTAATTGCGCATCATGGTTTGTCCAATCCAAGAACAGATTGAATGGGGAATTACAACTGATTACCAGAAGATCAACAGAGTACGCTGTTCACCCAAATCatcaaattgttttttttttgaacagggaaagGCCCAGAAGGGCCTAGAGCTGCATTCATATCACAGTCGGTGGGGGTACAAGGTTAATACAGGACCataaagaaacaaaaagaacAGACCAGTCCTGCAATTTAGCAGAAAGGACCCtcgaaaaaatacaagaaaagcaatcaagtccttcttctcctccaccaGGATAACTTGGATTCCATCGCCGGCCACTCTCTC includes these proteins:
- the LOC124676635 gene encoding polyprenol reductase 1-like gives rise to the protein MEMGGGPTLQPLLCLAWLAATLPIVAAALPIPAAAGGRLLHGLLSAFSARGKTVRTASSNSTSTSTSSSKTKFTVPQKYFLHFYVVGVVVTTSLLLAICFYAYMKMTILLPEPSNYSTIASHLVGSNSFSFGGVWSHTMEHKYRVWRTVFVLLLMEIQVLRRLYETENVFHYSPSARMHIVGYLTGLFYYTAAPISLASSCIPEAAAFLRDQIAEFIVKGRARMPDLVIDSSSLIKPLLKLGWCQWIGAVIFIWGSLHQTRCHAILGSLRDNKDSDEYVIPCGDWFSRVSCPHYLAELVIYLGMLIASGGSDISVWFLFAFVITNLSFAAVQTHKWYLQKFEDYPRSRYAIIPFVL